From Streptomyces sp. NBC_00683, one genomic window encodes:
- a CDS encoding tetratricopeptide repeat protein, with protein sequence MTRPVDPAVEQAHTDVLDLFLSNPAADPIGLGAVCRAARDRLALLPALDPHDPRTWSSYALITRDVQTLLGYLREAGVPSSEPERFRSLLIRVLHYLYEADRAAPGVLLAEMVHGDWEARLGESHADTLKAAERLGACLHAGGDSERSRPLFERILVLRTRMFGSTDPSTLLASCNLGACLNQLQDYEAASELNRVTARLCEQRLGKDDGTTVLATGNLAGSLFGLGEYRKALALYRDIHRRHLRASGADSLAALRAEADVSIALHKLGDHEAARAVNADLLPKFERAVGKDHAATERTRSRLEMNLRALGRKEEADEVHGGIPNF encoded by the coding sequence ATGACGCGCCCCGTCGACCCCGCGGTGGAACAGGCGCACACGGACGTCCTGGACCTGTTCCTCAGCAATCCCGCCGCGGACCCCATCGGGCTGGGAGCGGTGTGCCGCGCGGCCCGGGACCGGCTCGCGCTGCTGCCGGCCCTCGATCCGCACGATCCGCGGACCTGGAGCTCGTACGCCCTGATCACGCGGGATGTACAGACACTCCTCGGCTACCTGCGCGAGGCCGGGGTCCCGAGCAGCGAACCGGAGCGCTTCCGTTCCCTGCTGATCCGCGTCCTCCACTACCTCTACGAAGCCGACCGAGCGGCCCCCGGCGTCCTGCTGGCGGAGATGGTCCACGGTGACTGGGAGGCACGGCTCGGTGAGTCGCACGCCGACACGCTCAAGGCCGCCGAACGACTCGGCGCCTGCCTGCACGCGGGCGGCGACTCGGAACGGTCCCGGCCACTCTTCGAGAGGATCCTCGTCCTGCGGACGAGGATGTTCGGCAGCACCGATCCCTCCACCCTCCTCGCATCCTGCAATCTGGGCGCCTGCCTCAACCAGCTCCAGGACTACGAAGCGGCGTCCGAGCTGAACCGCGTCACCGCACGGCTGTGCGAGCAGCGACTCGGCAAGGACGACGGAACGACCGTCCTGGCCACGGGGAACCTCGCCGGCAGCCTGTTCGGACTCGGCGAGTACCGGAAGGCACTGGCTCTCTACCGGGACATCCACCGGCGGCACCTGCGGGCGTCGGGTGCGGACTCCCTGGCGGCGCTTCGCGCGGAAGCCGACGTCTCCATCGCCCTCCACAAGCTCGGGGACCACGAGGCGGCACGCGCCGTCAACGCGGACCTGCTGCCGAAGTTCGAGCGCGCGGTCGGGAAGGACCACGCGGCCACCGAGCGGACGCGCAGCCGTCTGGAGATGAACCTGCGGGCACTGGGGCGCAAGGAGGAAGCGGACGAGGTCCACGGAGGCATTCCGAACTTCTGA
- a CDS encoding DUF1838 family protein yields the protein MTAPAELLRSFARTRASLDGEEVTYWWSGDVYSWAPDEPYRRVFGFEGLNVARLVEDAEAGPDAYRLLTREAAFYLDPATREILETWQDLPVVHVWNDPANQKWRPFPIPTTELGGQLCFSLEIPLAYPSPLPVAQYPVHSAGDTYKALELFQFFADRADLDGPAPSVPATMSWTRMSPWLPWMARGQEPGGLTFHCRGRKLGSYAEVPERTRAYIAAHQPEFARAPDRWSEPNETSWTYFRRLNPPR from the coding sequence ATGACGGCACCCGCAGAGCTGCTCCGCTCCTTCGCCCGCACCCGCGCCTCGCTCGACGGCGAGGAGGTCACGTACTGGTGGTCGGGAGACGTGTACTCCTGGGCCCCCGACGAGCCCTACCGGCGCGTCTTCGGCTTCGAAGGGCTCAACGTCGCCCGCCTGGTCGAGGACGCCGAAGCCGGGCCCGACGCCTACCGGCTGCTCACCCGCGAGGCGGCTTTCTACCTGGACCCCGCCACCCGCGAGATCCTGGAGACCTGGCAGGACCTGCCGGTGGTGCACGTCTGGAACGACCCGGCGAACCAGAAGTGGCGCCCCTTCCCGATCCCGACGACCGAGCTCGGCGGACAGCTCTGCTTCAGCCTGGAGATCCCGCTCGCCTACCCCTCGCCGCTGCCGGTCGCCCAGTACCCCGTCCACTCGGCCGGCGACACGTACAAGGCCCTGGAGCTCTTCCAGTTCTTCGCCGACCGGGCCGACCTGGACGGCCCGGCTCCGAGCGTCCCGGCCACCATGTCGTGGACCCGGATGTCCCCGTGGCTCCCGTGGATGGCCCGCGGCCAGGAGCCCGGCGGGCTCACCTTCCACTGCCGGGGCCGCAAGCTCGGCTCGTACGCCGAGGTCCCCGAGCGGACCCGCGCCTACATCGCCGCCCACCAGCCGGAGTTCGCCCGGGCCCCGGACAGGTGGAGCGAGCCGAACGAGACGAGCTGGACGTACTTCCGCAGGCTCAACCCGCCGCGGTAG
- the dacB gene encoding D-alanyl-D-alanine carboxypeptidase/D-alanyl-D-alanine endopeptidase produces the protein MVAGCCALLLLALTSSAAAQAASSPDDDGSDRLDPRITEIMEKPDYPNARWGLLQQDPDSGQVVHSRLADQLFIPGSVAKLFGTSGAWDTLGGDHRFRTPVYAVGDRRGSTLNGDLDLVAQGDLTMGGRTRPDGTVDYTDLDHTYANDFPGATLTPENPLAGINRIAQQVRRSGITRVNGNVVVDNRLFQPEPVFIPVPTPLIINDNLIDLLSTPGARPGAPARLDWRPKVAPYRVTSTVRTVAAGQPTDIEVTTSENGTRIKLSGTIAADSEPALKVSPITDPAAFGRTALIEALGRAGVRVTADPTGANPVGRLPDGYEGRPRVAQYTSPPYSQYAKLIFKVSHNLGGNLAICLMAVAKGSQDCMDGFPVLADFLDRAGVDRKQIQLLDGRGGNPVDRTTPTAVVQLLTYWHRTPEAEVFRNALPILGVDGLLAENCTDCPARGKVFAKTGAAVGLDALNNRLAVGAITIAGYLDKGNGRFDVFFAGVNGASTPTTDVNGVLDIADDLAMISAYLQEDAERRED, from the coding sequence GTGGTCGCCGGATGCTGTGCCCTGCTGCTCCTGGCCCTGACGTCGAGCGCGGCAGCACAGGCGGCCTCGTCGCCCGACGACGACGGTTCCGACCGGCTCGACCCGCGGATCACGGAGATCATGGAGAAGCCGGACTACCCCAACGCCCGGTGGGGCCTTCTCCAGCAGGACCCGGACAGCGGGCAGGTCGTCCACAGCCGGCTCGCCGACCAGCTCTTCATCCCCGGGTCGGTGGCCAAGCTGTTCGGCACCTCCGGGGCGTGGGACACCCTCGGCGGCGACCACCGCTTCAGGACACCGGTCTACGCGGTCGGCGATCGCCGAGGCAGCACGCTGAACGGCGATCTCGACCTCGTCGCCCAGGGCGACCTGACCATGGGCGGCAGGACCCGCCCCGACGGCACGGTCGACTACACCGACCTCGACCACACGTACGCCAATGACTTCCCCGGCGCCACGCTCACCCCGGAGAACCCGCTCGCCGGGATCAACCGGATCGCCCAGCAGGTACGGCGCTCCGGCATCACCCGCGTCAACGGGAACGTGGTCGTCGACAACCGGCTCTTCCAGCCCGAGCCGGTCTTCATCCCCGTCCCGACGCCGCTGATCATCAACGACAACCTCATCGACCTGCTGTCCACCCCCGGCGCGCGCCCCGGCGCGCCCGCCCGGCTGGACTGGCGGCCGAAGGTCGCCCCGTACCGGGTCACATCGACGGTGAGGACCGTGGCAGCCGGGCAGCCGACGGACATCGAGGTGACGACCTCCGAGAACGGCACCCGGATCAAGCTGTCCGGCACGATCGCGGCCGACTCCGAACCCGCGCTGAAGGTCTCCCCCATCACCGACCCGGCGGCCTTCGGACGCACCGCGCTGATCGAGGCGCTCGGACGGGCCGGGGTGAGGGTCACCGCCGACCCGACGGGAGCCAACCCGGTGGGCCGGCTGCCCGACGGGTACGAGGGGCGGCCGCGCGTCGCCCAGTACACCTCCCCGCCCTACTCCCAGTACGCCAAACTCATCTTCAAGGTCAGCCACAACCTGGGCGGGAACCTCGCGATCTGCCTGATGGCCGTCGCGAAGGGCAGCCAGGACTGCATGGACGGCTTCCCGGTGCTGGCCGACTTCCTGGACCGCGCGGGCGTCGACCGCAAACAGATCCAGCTCCTCGACGGCCGGGGCGGCAACCCCGTCGACCGGACCACGCCCACGGCCGTGGTGCAGCTCCTGACGTACTGGCACCGCACCCCCGAGGCCGAGGTCTTCCGGAACGCGCTGCCCATCCTCGGCGTGGACGGCCTGCTGGCGGAGAACTGCACCGACTGTCCCGCGCGCGGCAAGGTGTTCGCCAAGACCGGCGCCGCCGTCGGTCTCGACGCCCTCAACAACCGCCTGGCCGTCGGCGCCATCACGATCGCGGGCTACCTGGACAAGGGCAACGGCCGCTTCGACGTCTTCTTCGCGGGCGTCAACGGCGCCTCCACCCCGACGACCGACGTCAACGGCGTGCTGGACATCGCCGACGACCTCGCCATGATCTCCGCCTACCTGCAGGAGGACGCGGAGCGGCGAGAAGACTGA
- a CDS encoding cation:proton antiporter encodes MTHPGTLVLIMAAAVLAPVLVHATGRRIRVPLVIFEITLGILMGPDVLGWAHPDDVVDTLADLGLAMLIFLAGYEIDFAAVRGDTLRRSMWSWLVSLALGIGLAVLISGGDIFEAFVIGTALTSTALGTVLPMLRDSGELRGRFGTVMSAFGAVGEFGPVVAVALLLSGRRPAESAALLAAFGAITAVAVFWALRPRPAWFARLTERTLHSSGQFAVRFVMLLLACMLGLAEVFGLDVLLGAFAAGVLTRLVLHRAAPASSGEVLGKVEAMGFGFLVPLFYVVTGIEFDLDALLHDPEALLLVPVFLLLVLFVRGGPVYVFAPKDLGRTDRVALSLFASTCLPLVVAITTIGVDQDLLGSDEAASLVGAGMISVLVLPLLAMRMRSKAGAKARPAPAQEEADDTEAW; translated from the coding sequence ATGACCCACCCGGGCACACTCGTCCTGATCATGGCAGCCGCCGTCCTGGCACCCGTCCTCGTACACGCCACGGGCCGGCGGATCCGCGTTCCCCTGGTCATCTTCGAGATCACCCTCGGCATCCTCATGGGCCCCGATGTCCTGGGCTGGGCCCACCCCGACGACGTCGTCGACACGCTCGCCGACCTCGGTCTCGCCATGCTGATCTTCCTCGCCGGGTACGAGATCGACTTCGCGGCCGTCCGGGGCGACACCCTGCGCCGTTCCATGTGGTCCTGGCTGGTCTCCCTCGCCCTCGGCATCGGACTGGCCGTCCTCATCAGCGGCGGTGACATCTTCGAGGCGTTCGTCATCGGCACCGCGCTCACCAGCACGGCACTCGGCACCGTCCTGCCGATGCTGCGGGACAGCGGGGAGCTCCGCGGCCGGTTCGGAACGGTGATGTCGGCGTTCGGGGCGGTCGGCGAGTTCGGCCCCGTCGTCGCCGTGGCGCTGCTGCTCAGCGGACGCCGGCCGGCCGAGTCGGCGGCCCTGCTGGCCGCGTTCGGGGCGATCACGGCCGTCGCCGTGTTCTGGGCGCTGCGTCCCCGGCCTGCCTGGTTCGCCCGGCTGACCGAACGGACCCTGCACAGCAGCGGCCAGTTCGCGGTCCGGTTCGTCATGCTGCTGCTCGCCTGCATGCTGGGCCTCGCCGAGGTCTTCGGCCTCGACGTGCTGCTGGGCGCCTTCGCGGCCGGCGTCCTCACCCGTCTCGTACTGCACCGTGCGGCTCCCGCGAGCAGCGGGGAGGTGCTCGGCAAGGTGGAGGCGATGGGCTTCGGCTTCCTCGTGCCCCTGTTCTACGTGGTCACGGGCATCGAGTTCGACCTGGACGCCCTGCTGCACGACCCGGAAGCGCTGCTGCTGGTCCCGGTCTTCCTGCTGCTGGTCCTGTTCGTGCGCGGCGGCCCGGTGTACGTGTTCGCCCCGAAGGATCTCGGCCGTACGGACCGGGTGGCCCTTTCGCTGTTCGCCTCGACATGCCTGCCGCTGGTCGTCGCCATCACGACCATCGGCGTCGATCAGGACCTCCTCGGCTCGGACGAGGCGGCGTCGCTGGTCGGCGCAGGGATGATCTCCGTACTCGTCCTTCCGCTGCTCGCGATGCGGATGCGGTCGAAGGCCGGTGCGAAGGCACGGCCGGCGCCCGCGCAGGAGGAGGCCGATGACACGGAGGCGTGGTGA
- a CDS encoding YcxB family protein translates to MAEGGSTEGTDNSTGASDGVTEGRTAVQLAYLPQAADTLVGLRVRERIKRTGLILRWVFLALWAGQWLLSAVGRGSIDVVSTVLFLFVLLVVWGYPRLQAAHVQRLVGWQGEYRATVSPDGITCRNDHSTLVQKWSLFQGYRETAGHFVLLSRDPNIMCLDVLPKRAVQESGGVDRLRAILDEHTPRV, encoded by the coding sequence ATGGCCGAGGGTGGCAGCACCGAAGGAACCGACAACAGCACGGGAGCCTCTGACGGTGTGACGGAAGGACGGACCGCGGTCCAGTTGGCGTACCTGCCACAGGCTGCCGACACACTGGTCGGCCTGCGGGTCCGCGAGCGGATCAAGCGGACCGGGCTGATTCTGCGCTGGGTCTTCCTCGCGCTGTGGGCAGGGCAGTGGCTGCTCTCCGCTGTTGGCCGCGGGAGTATCGACGTGGTCTCGACGGTTCTGTTCCTGTTCGTCCTCCTGGTCGTGTGGGGGTACCCGCGGCTGCAGGCCGCCCACGTGCAGCGGCTCGTCGGATGGCAGGGCGAGTACCGCGCCACGGTGTCCCCGGACGGGATCACCTGCCGCAACGACCACAGCACACTGGTCCAGAAGTGGTCCCTCTTCCAGGGCTACCGGGAGACGGCCGGCCACTTCGTCCTGCTCAGCCGGGACCCCAACATCATGTGCCTGGATGTCCTGCCCAAGCGGGCCGTGCAGGAGTCCGGGGGCGTCGACCGGCTGCGGGCCATCCTCGACGAGCACACCCCGCGCGTGTGA
- a CDS encoding RNA polymerase sigma factor, translating to MGAYDAELGAAVERAQQGDDEGFAIAYRLVQPGLIGYVRGLVGDDAEDVASDAWLEISRDLGRFRGDGAGFRGWTATIARHRALDHLRRQKRRPRTSVLEQDMLEMPGGHDTAAAALEKLSTEQALELIGSLPREQAEAVLLRVVVGLDGPASARVLGKRAGAVRTAAYRGLKGLAEHLTRAGAGGVTPGVRRTLKDET from the coding sequence GTGGGGGCGTACGACGCGGAGCTCGGCGCTGCTGTCGAGCGAGCTCAGCAGGGGGACGACGAAGGGTTCGCTATCGCGTATCGGCTGGTGCAGCCGGGGCTGATCGGCTACGTCCGGGGACTGGTCGGCGACGACGCCGAGGACGTGGCCTCCGACGCCTGGCTGGAGATCTCACGCGACCTGGGCCGCTTCCGCGGCGACGGTGCGGGTTTCCGGGGGTGGACGGCGACGATCGCGCGGCACCGTGCTCTGGACCATCTGCGCAGGCAGAAACGGCGACCGCGCACCTCAGTCCTGGAACAGGACATGCTGGAGATGCCGGGCGGGCACGACACCGCTGCCGCGGCCCTGGAGAAGCTCTCCACGGAGCAGGCTCTCGAACTGATCGGCAGCCTGCCGCGCGAGCAGGCGGAGGCCGTACTGCTGCGCGTGGTCGTCGGGCTCGACGGGCCGGCGAGCGCGCGGGTGCTGGGCAAGCGGGCCGGGGCCGTTCGCACCGCGGCATACCGGGGACTGAAGGGACTGGCGGAGCACCTCACAAGGGCCGGAGCAGGTGGTGTGACGCCTGGGGTCCGGCGCACGCTGAAGGATGAGACATGA
- a CDS encoding alkyl/aryl-sulfatase encodes MPYAPKEASPATVAANRNAASLYALDDREDFETARRGLVAPIPDGKVHREDGSVLYDAASTAFLAGDAPAPPTVNPSLWRQSQVIREPGLYRVVDRLYQVRNTDTGNLTVVEGDDGLIVIDCMTSVEAARAGMALFREHVADKPVAAVIYTHTHVDHYGGVKGIVDEADVVSGKVPIIAPGTIASFDRFAIGENIVAGNAMTRRASYAFGALLDFDPHQVCSCGIAVAAPGAKTITYISPTDPITETGQQRVISGLTFEFLYAPDTEAPEEMHIWIPELKALTCAENANHSLHNIQTLRGARTRDARNFARYLDETLERWGDEAEVHYGPHTWPVWGNAEVVAFLESQRDTYKYIHDQALRLANKGCTPLEAAEAVQLPEVLGRKWFNRDYHGTLHHDVRAVFTKELGMWDGDPVSLHPLPPVESSQKWVRLVGADALLAEGRRAVEAGEYRWAVEVLHPLVFATPDDQEARHLQADAYEQMGYQAEGPQWRHIFLTAARELREGVVPAQFTTVSPDMVLAMPFDILFDYAAVHVIGEKAAHADVRIDFVFTDKGETWTMWVKNGVLNARSGASKNPQVTVSGPKEAVVGAVLQPAAAAKLAEAGRITLDGDTSALDAYAGLLDEFDPNFAIVTP; translated from the coding sequence ATGCCGTACGCCCCGAAGGAAGCCAGTCCGGCCACCGTGGCGGCGAACCGGAACGCCGCGTCCCTCTACGCGCTCGACGACCGTGAGGACTTCGAGACCGCCCGCCGGGGCCTGGTCGCGCCGATCCCGGACGGGAAGGTCCACCGCGAGGACGGCTCGGTCCTCTACGACGCGGCGAGCACGGCGTTCCTGGCCGGTGACGCCCCGGCGCCTCCGACGGTCAACCCGAGTCTGTGGCGGCAGTCCCAGGTCATCCGTGAGCCCGGGCTCTACCGGGTCGTCGACCGGCTCTACCAGGTCCGCAACACCGACACCGGGAACCTCACCGTCGTCGAGGGCGACGACGGGCTGATCGTCATCGACTGCATGACCTCCGTGGAGGCGGCGCGTGCGGGCATGGCGCTGTTCCGCGAGCATGTCGCCGACAAGCCGGTCGCGGCCGTGATCTACACCCACACACACGTCGATCACTACGGCGGGGTCAAGGGCATCGTGGACGAGGCGGACGTCGTATCCGGGAAAGTGCCGATCATCGCGCCGGGCACCATCGCCTCGTTCGACAGGTTCGCGATCGGGGAGAACATCGTCGCCGGCAACGCGATGACCCGCAGGGCGAGCTACGCCTTCGGGGCGCTCCTGGACTTCGACCCGCACCAGGTGTGCTCGTGCGGCATCGCGGTGGCCGCCCCTGGGGCCAAGACCATCACGTACATCTCCCCGACCGACCCGATCACCGAGACCGGGCAGCAGCGGGTGATCTCGGGCCTCACCTTCGAGTTCCTCTACGCACCGGACACCGAGGCGCCGGAGGAGATGCACATCTGGATCCCCGAGCTGAAGGCCCTGACCTGCGCGGAGAACGCCAACCACTCCCTGCACAACATCCAGACGCTGCGCGGCGCCCGCACCCGCGACGCCCGCAACTTCGCCCGCTACCTGGACGAGACCCTGGAGCGCTGGGGCGACGAGGCCGAGGTCCACTACGGGCCGCACACCTGGCCCGTGTGGGGCAACGCCGAGGTCGTCGCCTTCCTGGAGTCCCAGCGCGACACCTACAAGTACATCCACGACCAGGCGCTGAGGCTGGCCAACAAGGGCTGCACGCCGCTGGAGGCCGCCGAAGCCGTCCAGCTGCCCGAGGTACTGGGGCGCAAGTGGTTCAACCGCGACTACCACGGCACCCTCCACCACGATGTGCGTGCGGTCTTCACCAAGGAACTGGGCATGTGGGACGGCGACCCCGTCTCGCTGCACCCTCTTCCCCCGGTCGAGTCCTCCCAGAAGTGGGTGCGGCTGGTCGGCGCGGACGCCCTGCTGGCCGAGGGCAGGCGCGCGGTCGAGGCCGGGGAGTACCGGTGGGCGGTCGAGGTCCTGCACCCGCTGGTCTTCGCCACTCCGGACGACCAGGAGGCCAGGCACCTCCAGGCCGACGCCTACGAGCAGATGGGCTACCAGGCCGAGGGCCCGCAGTGGCGTCACATCTTCCTGACCGCCGCCCGCGAGCTCCGCGAGGGCGTCGTCCCGGCGCAGTTCACCACCGTGAGCCCGGACATGGTCCTGGCCATGCCGTTCGACATCCTCTTCGACTACGCGGCGGTCCACGTGATCGGTGAGAAGGCCGCCCACGCCGATGTCCGGATCGACTTCGTGTTCACCGACAAGGGGGAGACCTGGACCATGTGGGTGAAGAACGGCGTGCTCAACGCGCGAAGCGGTGCCTCGAAGAACCCGCAGGTCACGGTCAGTGGCCCGAAAGAAGCCGTGGTCGGCGCTGTCCTGCAGCCGGCTGCCGCGGCGAAGCTCGCGGAGGCCGGTCGCATCACGCTCGACGGAGACACGTCCGCCCTCGACGCCTACGCGGGGCTCCTCGACGAGTTCGACCCGAACTTCGCGATCGTCACCCCGTGA
- a CDS encoding polysaccharide deacetylase family protein → MARHKGRGWNGKLLAAALGVTTLAAVTSVWTAQADPAGGRQPQARVAQPVAKVAADIAHASDRGPQGVNITIDDGPDPVWTPQVLQLLKDSGVKATFCMVGTQAQAHPDLVKAVVADGHRLCNHTVSHDTTMDKKSEAYQSQQILDAERMITKASGGVRPQYYRAPGGAFTPYSRQLAASRGMRPLGWNVDTKDFEHPGVDAMVATVKSEIANGPTVLFHDAGGERSETVAALREILPWLKEQGYSFGFPVR, encoded by the coding sequence ATGGCAAGGCACAAGGGAAGGGGATGGAACGGCAAACTTCTCGCGGCGGCACTCGGGGTGACTACCTTGGCCGCTGTCACCTCCGTGTGGACCGCGCAGGCGGACCCCGCCGGAGGGCGCCAGCCGCAAGCGCGTGTCGCCCAGCCCGTGGCCAAGGTGGCGGCGGACATCGCGCACGCCTCGGACCGTGGCCCCCAGGGCGTCAACATCACCATCGACGACGGGCCGGACCCGGTCTGGACGCCGCAGGTGCTGCAACTGCTGAAGGACAGCGGTGTGAAGGCCACGTTCTGCATGGTGGGCACGCAGGCCCAGGCGCACCCGGACCTGGTCAAGGCGGTCGTGGCGGACGGGCACCGACTGTGCAACCACACCGTCTCGCACGACACCACCATGGACAAGAAGTCCGAGGCCTACCAGTCCCAGCAGATCCTGGATGCCGAACGCATGATCACCAAGGCGTCCGGGGGCGTCCGTCCGCAGTACTACCGGGCCCCGGGCGGTGCGTTCACCCCGTACAGCCGACAGCTCGCCGCGTCCCGGGGAATGCGCCCGCTGGGCTGGAACGTCGACACCAAGGACTTCGAGCATCCCGGTGTGGACGCCATGGTCGCCACCGTCAAGAGCGAGATCGCCAACGGGCCGACGGTCCTCTTCCACGACGCGGGAGGAGAACGCTCGGAGACCGTGGCCGCCCTGCGCGAGATCCTGCCGTGGCTGAAGGAGCAGGGCTACTCCTTCGGCTTCCCCGTGCGGTGA
- a CDS encoding SMI1/KNR4 family protein has protein sequence MARFDEIRATFWDDGDYGAQQPLTDETVREAERVLGVTLPSALLDLLRAQNGGIVAAGHDAFPTSRPTSWSEDHVPFDHLMGIGRQDGATSLLDTPYLVEEWGMPAPLVLLSGDGHCWIGLDYRACGRDGDPSVTWFETDLETELVLAGDFRSFVEGLTAGSSYGDGSPADVVPA, from the coding sequence ATGGCGCGATTCGATGAGATCAGGGCGACGTTCTGGGATGACGGTGACTACGGTGCCCAGCAGCCTCTGACGGACGAGACGGTGCGAGAGGCCGAGCGTGTGCTCGGCGTGACGCTGCCCTCGGCGCTGCTTGACCTTCTGCGGGCTCAGAACGGCGGCATCGTGGCTGCCGGTCACGATGCGTTCCCCACCAGCCGGCCGACCTCGTGGAGCGAGGACCACGTTCCCTTCGACCACCTGATGGGCATCGGGCGACAGGACGGAGCGACCTCGCTGCTCGACACTCCCTACTTGGTCGAGGAATGGGGCATGCCGGCTCCCCTTGTGCTGCTCTCCGGTGACGGGCACTGCTGGATCGGGCTCGACTACCGCGCTTGCGGGCGGGACGGCGATCCCTCGGTCACATGGTTCGAGACCGATCTCGAAACGGAGCTCGTGCTGGCCGGCGACTTCCGCTCGTTCGTCGAGGGCCTGACTGCGGGCAGCTCGTACGGTGACGGCTCGCCTGCCGACGTCGTACCGGCTTGA
- a CDS encoding sulfatase family protein — MSHNDRPQVSRRGFLAGTAAAAATAAVPALAQVAAAGSAAAASRPNILLIVTDDQPKQTEWALPKTVDWLAGRGVRFTNGHVTTPLCSPSRSSVLSGQYAHNHGVRNNAASYQLDQSTTLQRYLKQAGYRTGLFGKFLNAWTLAENPPHFEDFALLQPAYVDARWNVNGNVQTINGYTTSIIKNRTLDFLDKAATDSRPWFAYVTPYASHGPRTPEAKYAGTAVPDWNGRPSVPEADRSDKPVFIQNATGTLAEGRRIRAEQLRSLRSVDDAVQAFRDKLTALGQLDNTLVIYIADNGFGWADHGWTKKSVPYSPAHEVPFYLSWPAGGLGAGTTDNRIVANIDIAPTVLDAAGVTPGHAQDGRSLLTSYSRDHLLVEFWKQGTAAGGPPTWASYVAKNKQYTEYYDLTTDADGGVSGTGQLKFREHYDLAGDPHQLKNSLHQATPQDEQNLGIPALAAQLATDRVS, encoded by the coding sequence ATGAGTCACAACGACAGACCGCAGGTGAGCCGGCGCGGCTTTCTCGCCGGTACGGCGGCGGCAGCTGCCACGGCGGCCGTGCCCGCGCTGGCGCAGGTGGCCGCCGCAGGCTCCGCGGCCGCCGCGAGCCGCCCGAACATCCTTCTGATCGTGACCGACGACCAGCCCAAGCAGACGGAGTGGGCGCTCCCCAAGACCGTCGACTGGCTCGCCGGACGAGGCGTGCGGTTCACCAACGGCCATGTCACCACGCCGCTCTGCTCGCCGTCGCGGTCGTCGGTCCTGTCCGGGCAGTACGCCCACAACCACGGCGTGCGGAACAACGCGGCCTCGTACCAACTGGACCAGAGCACCACCCTTCAGCGGTACCTCAAGCAGGCGGGCTACCGCACCGGCCTGTTCGGCAAGTTCCTCAACGCATGGACGCTCGCCGAGAATCCGCCGCACTTCGAGGACTTCGCGCTGCTCCAGCCGGCCTACGTCGACGCTCGGTGGAACGTCAACGGCAACGTCCAGACGATCAACGGCTACACCACCAGCATCATCAAGAACCGGACGCTGGACTTCCTGGACAAGGCCGCGACCGACAGCCGCCCCTGGTTCGCGTACGTCACTCCGTACGCCTCGCACGGCCCCCGTACGCCCGAGGCCAAGTACGCGGGTACCGCCGTGCCGGACTGGAACGGGCGGCCCTCCGTCCCCGAGGCCGACCGGAGCGACAAGCCGGTCTTCATCCAGAACGCGACGGGGACCCTGGCCGAGGGCCGGCGGATCCGCGCGGAGCAGTTGCGGAGCCTTCGTTCCGTCGACGACGCGGTGCAGGCGTTCAGGGACAAGCTGACGGCCCTCGGTCAGCTGGACAACACCCTGGTCATCTACATCGCCGACAACGGCTTCGGCTGGGCGGACCACGGCTGGACCAAGAAGTCGGTGCCCTACAGCCCCGCCCATGAGGTCCCGTTCTACCTCTCCTGGCCGGCCGGTGGCCTGGGCGCAGGAACCACGGACAACCGCATCGTCGCCAACATCGACATCGCGCCCACGGTCCTCGACGCGGCCGGGGTCACGCCGGGGCACGCGCAGGACGGCAGGTCGCTGCTGACCTCGTACAGCCGCGACCACCTGCTCGTCGAGTTCTGGAAGCAGGGCACCGCCGCGGGCGGGCCGCCGACCTGGGCGTCGTACGTGGCCAAGAACAAGCAGTACACCGAGTACTACGACCTGACGACCGACGCCGACGGCGGGGTGTCCGGCACGGGACAGCTGAAGTTCCGGGAGCACTACGACCTCGCGGGCGACCCGCACCAGCTGAAGAACAGCCTCCACCAGGCGACCCCGCAGGACGAGCAGAACCTCGGCATACCCGCACTGGCGGCCCAGCTCGCCACCGACCGCGTCAGCTAG